From Streptomyces sp. TLI_053, a single genomic window includes:
- a CDS encoding DUF4331 domain-containing protein gives MNVTIRPATRRSTARTAAILTTMSLALASTAILGSGAGVSTASSHREAPLIAADPQVDNTDLYAFTSPDNQDTVTLVANWLPFQEPNGGPNFYPWADGAHYDINIDSQGTGKPDLTYRWTFHTEDRRGTNTFLYNNGVVNNLTDPTLLFRQYYTLQELRPDCDPVTLVEHGTAAPSDTGRASMPKYGQLRQQATVQLPGGGQTVATQAADPFFLDLRVFDLLYGANLSEVGQNTLAGYNVNSLSIQVPKSRLAYKGDARRNPVIGVWSSTEKQTLGLSPGKAAPTGKFVQVSRLGNPLVNEVVLPAGLKDAFNSLPPSEDHNQPAVVAKVLNPEVPQLVQAIYGLPAPATPRTDLQEIFLTGIAKAANGPLAVDLNSQLMNRDIDPKRFVPAEELRLNMSTPVSAKPDRLGVLNGDFQGFPNGRRLTDDVVDIALQVMEGATPGHLIGALAAGDKVNSADKPFGTAFPYLALPYDKAVNQSH, from the coding sequence ATGAACGTCACGATCCGCCCTGCCACCAGACGCTCCACCGCCCGCACCGCGGCGATCCTCACCACCATGAGCCTCGCGCTCGCCAGTACCGCGATCCTCGGGTCCGGCGCCGGCGTCAGCACCGCCTCCAGCCACCGCGAGGCGCCGCTCATCGCCGCCGACCCGCAGGTGGACAACACCGATCTCTACGCCTTCACCAGTCCCGACAACCAGGACACGGTCACCCTGGTCGCCAACTGGCTGCCGTTCCAGGAGCCCAACGGAGGGCCGAACTTCTACCCCTGGGCCGACGGCGCGCACTACGACATCAACATCGACTCCCAGGGCACCGGCAAGCCCGACCTCACCTACCGCTGGACCTTCCACACCGAGGACCGGCGCGGCACCAACACCTTCCTCTACAACAACGGTGTCGTGAACAACCTCACCGACCCCACCCTGCTGTTCCGCCAGTACTACACGCTCCAGGAGCTGCGCCCCGACTGCGACCCGGTGACCCTGGTCGAGCACGGCACCGCGGCGCCGTCCGACACCGGCCGCGCCTCGATGCCGAAGTACGGGCAGCTGCGGCAGCAGGCGACCGTCCAACTGCCCGGGGGAGGACAGACGGTGGCCACCCAGGCGGCGGACCCGTTCTTCCTCGACCTGCGGGTCTTCGACCTCCTGTACGGGGCGAACCTCTCCGAGGTCGGCCAGAACACCCTGGCCGGGTACAACGTCAACTCCCTGTCCATCCAGGTGCCCAAGAGCCGGCTCGCCTACAAGGGCGACGCCCGCCGCAACCCCGTGATCGGGGTGTGGTCCAGCACCGAGAAGCAGACCCTCGGGCTCAGCCCCGGCAAGGCCGCGCCGACCGGCAAGTTCGTCCAGGTCTCCCGTCTCGGCAACCCGCTCGTCAACGAGGTCGTCCTGCCCGCCGGACTGAAGGACGCCTTCAACTCCCTGCCGCCGTCCGAGGACCACAACCAGCCCGCCGTGGTCGCCAAGGTGCTGAACCCCGAGGTGCCGCAGCTGGTCCAGGCGATCTACGGCCTCCCGGCCCCGGCCACCCCGCGCACCGACCTCCAGGAGATCTTCCTGACCGGGATCGCCAAGGCCGCCAACGGCCCCCTCGCCGTCGACCTCAACTCCCAGCTGATGAACCGGGACATCGACCCGAAGCGCTTCGTCCCCGCCGAGGAGCTGCGGCTGAACATGTCCACCCCGGTCAGCGCGAAGCCCGACCGGCTCGGCGTCCTCAACGGCGACTTCCAGGGCTTCCCCAACGGCCGCCGCCTCACCGACGACGTCGTCGACATCGCCCTCCAGGTCATGGAGGGCGCCACCCCGGGCCACCTGATCGGCGCCCTCGCCGCCGGCGACAAGGTCAACAGCGCCGACAAGCCCTTCGGCACCGCCTTCCCCTATCTCGCGCTGCCGTACGACAAGGCCGTCAACCAGTCCCACTGA